One window of Equus asinus isolate D_3611 breed Donkey chromosome 7, EquAss-T2T_v2, whole genome shotgun sequence genomic DNA carries:
- the TMEM30B gene encoding cell cycle control protein 50B: MTWSATARGAHQPDNTAFTQQRLPAWQPLLSAGIALPLFFCAGLAFIGLGLGLYYSSNGIKELEYDYTGNPGTGNCSACAQAGQGRAPPPSCSCAWCFALPELFQGPVYLYYELSNFYQNNRRYGVSRDDAQLSGLPSALHHPVNECAPYQLSAAGLPIAPCGAIANSLFNDSFSLWHQRQPGGPYVEVPLDRTGIAWWTDYHVKFRNPPLVNGSLALAFQGTAPPPNWPRPVYDLSSDPNNTGFINQDFVVWMRTAALPTFRKLYARIRQGNYSAGLPRGAYCVNIIYNYPVRAFGGHKRLIFSSISWMGGKNPFLGIAYLVVGSLCILTGFVMLVVYIRYQDQNDEDEDEQ; this comes from the coding sequence ATGACCTGGAGCGCCACGGCCCGCGGCGCCCACCAGCCCGACAACACCGCCTTCACGCAGCAGCGTCTCCCCGCCTGGCAGCCGCTGCTCTCGGCCGGCATCGCGCTGCCGCTCTTCTTCTGCGCCGGCCTGGCCTTCAtcggcctgggcctgggcctctaCTACTCGTCCAACGGCATCAAGGAGCTCGAGTACGACTACACGGGCAACCCGGGCACCGGCAACTGCTCGGCGTGCGCCCAGGCCGGCCAGggccgcgcgccgccgcccagctGCTCGTGCGCCTGGTGCTTCGCGCTGCCCGAGCTCTTCCAGGGCCCGGTGTACCTCTACTACGAGCTCTCCAACTTCTACCAGAACAACCGGCGCTACGGCGTGTCCCGCGACGACGCGCAGCTGAGCGGGCTGCCGAGCGCGCTGCACCACCCGGTCAACGAGTGCGCCCCCTACCAGCTCAGCGCCGCCGGGCTGCCCATCGCGCCCTGCGGCGCCATCGCCAACAGCCTCTTCAACGACTCCTTCTCGCTGTGGCACCAGCGCCAGCCCGGCGGGCCCTACGTCGAGGTGCCGCTCGACCGCACCGGCATCGCCTGGTGGACCGACTACCACGTCAAGTTCCGGAACCCGCCACTCGTGAACGGCAGCCTGGCGCTGGCCTTCCAGGGCACCGCGCCTCCGCCCAACTGGCCCCGGCCGGTCTACGACCTCAGCTCCGACCCCAACAACACCGGCTTCATCAACCAGGACTTCGTGGTGTGGATGCGCACGGCGGCGCTGCCCACCTTCCGCAAGCTGTACGCGCGCATCCGCCAAGGCAACTACTCGGCCGGGCTGCCGCGGGGCGCCTACTGCGTCAACATCATCTACAACTACCCGGTGCGCGCCTTCGGCGGCCACAAGCGCCTCATCTTCAGCAGCATCTCGTGGATGGGCGGCAAGAACCCCTTCCTGGGCATCGCCTACCTGGTCGTCGGCTCCCTCTGCATCCTCACGGGCTTTGTCATGCTGGTCGTCTACATTCGCTACCAGGACCAGAACGACGAGGACGAGGACGAGCAGTGA